A genome region from Patescibacteria group bacterium includes the following:
- a CDS encoding type IV secretion system DNA-binding domain-containing protein: MINNEINLFAETTFRNIRKKFGIKPDDRRRHVYVVGKTGMGKTAMLQNMAIQDIQQGRGVGFVDPHGEAAEELLDFVPSDRINDVIYVNPADLEYPIAFNVMERVDLEHRHLVAGGLMGVFKKIWPDVWSARMEYILNNSILALLEYPGSTLLGINRMMSDSDFRKKVVEKITDPMVKSFWVNEFARYTQRYEVEATAAIQNKVGQFISAPLIRNIIGQIGSAINMREVMDKGKILILNLSKGRIGEDNSMLLGALLITKIQLAAMSRVDMPEEKRRDFFLYVDEFQNFATESFVNILSEARKYRLALILAHQYIAQMDETVRDAVFGNVGTLISFRVGAEDAEYLEKEFIPDFTAGDIVNLAKYNVYLKLMIDGVAGRPFSAETLAPFPRAEVSNKEKIIKVSRERYGTLRGEVEEKITKWAGFLEMPAVSAQAPKAPVLYDATCSLCGKPTKVVFPPDGRRPVYCKACLKKVRESGGSKESAPSISLEKAVKEEPVSFGRPKKRPEPLKRKRKPVNLTELRKTLEESLEKNENSQKP, from the coding sequence ATGATTAATAACGAAATTAATCTTTTCGCTGAAACAACTTTCCGTAATATCCGAAAGAAATTTGGCATTAAACCCGATGATAGACGGAGGCATGTTTATGTTGTTGGTAAAACCGGGATGGGAAAGACGGCTATGCTTCAAAATATGGCTATTCAGGATATCCAGCAAGGCCGGGGAGTGGGTTTTGTTGACCCTCATGGAGAGGCAGCTGAAGAATTATTGGATTTTGTTCCTTCAGATCGGATTAATGATGTTATTTATGTTAATCCTGCTGATTTAGAATATCCCATTGCCTTTAATGTTATGGAAAGAGTTGACTTAGAGCATCGGCATTTAGTAGCTGGTGGATTGATGGGCGTGTTTAAGAAAATCTGGCCTGATGTCTGGTCTGCCAGAATGGAATACATCTTAAATAATTCTATTTTGGCTCTTCTTGAATATCCGGGTTCAACCCTGCTTGGGATTAATAGGATGATGTCTGACTCAGATTTTCGGAAAAAAGTGGTAGAGAAAATTACTGATCCAATGGTTAAGTCATTTTGGGTTAATGAATTTGCCCGTTATACTCAAAGATATGAAGTGGAAGCTACAGCAGCTATTCAAAACAAAGTTGGTCAATTCATTTCAGCTCCCCTGATTAGAAATATTATTGGTCAGATTGGCTCGGCTATTAATATGCGGGAAGTGATGGATAAAGGAAAAATTTTAATTTTAAATTTATCAAAAGGAAGAATAGGGGAGGATAATTCAATGTTATTGGGAGCTCTTTTAATTACAAAAATACAGTTGGCTGCTATGTCCCGAGTGGATATGCCCGAAGAGAAAAGAAGAGATTTCTTTTTATATGTAGATGAATTTCAAAACTTTGCCACCGAATCATTTGTTAATATTCTCTCTGAAGCAAGAAAATATAGATTAGCTTTAATTTTGGCTCATCAATACATTGCCCAAATGGATGAGACGGTTAGAGATGCTGTTTTTGGTAATGTCGGGACTTTAATTTCTTTCCGAGTCGGGGCAGAAGATGCCGAATATTTAGAAAAAGAATTTATCCCGGATTTTACTGCCGGAGATATTGTTAATTTGGCAAAATATAACGTTTATTTAAAATTAATGATTGATGGGGTAGCGGGAAGACCTTTTTCCGCTGAAACCTTAGCTCCGTTTCCAAGAGCCGAGGTTTCCAACAAAGAAAAGATTATAAAAGTTTCTCGGGAAAGATACGGAACTCTTCGGGGAGAGGTTGAAGAAAAAATTACCAAATGGGCGGGGTTTTTGGAGATGCCGGCTGTCTCAGCTCAAGCTCCCAAAGCTCCTGTTCTTTATGATGCCACCTGTTCGTTATGCGGCAAGCCTACAAAAGTGGTCTTCCCGCCAGATGGCAGGAGACCGGTGTATTGTAAGGCCTGTTTAAAAAAAGTAAGAGAAAGTGGCGGCTCAAAAGAATCAGCCCCGTCAATTTCCTTAGAAAAAGCAGTAAAAGAAGAGCCGGTTTCTTTTGGAAGGCCAAAAAAAAGACCCGAGCCCTTAAAAAGAAAACGAAAACCAGTTAATTTAACAGAATTAAGAAAAACCTTAGAGGAGTCCTTGGAAAAAAATGAGAACTCTCAAAAACCTTGA
- the secF gene encoding protein translocase subunit SecF, whose product MIQFTKHRKIYFIFSGALIIASIFALVVFGLKPGIDFTGGSILEIDYQETRPSNQEILEKLNEFDLGTIYVQPTGEKGVILRMKEIDEEIHQQILERLQDERELEEIRFESIGPTIGQELKQKTKIVIVVALLSMIVYIALAFRKVQRPLRSWQYGIASVVALFHDILIPLGIFAVLGKFYSIEISIPVITALLAVLGYSINNTVVVFDRIRENLLKRGEAFKETVDISLNQTLSRQINTSLTTLFVAGAVFFLGGETLKYFALALIFGILAGTYSSIFLAGPILVAWYSLRDSQALWRHRRE is encoded by the coding sequence ATGATTCAATTTACAAAACATCGCAAAATATATTTCATTTTCTCCGGAGCTCTAATCATAGCCAGTATTTTCGCTTTGGTTGTTTTCGGTTTAAAGCCCGGGATTGATTTTACCGGCGGAAGCATTTTAGAAATTGACTATCAAGAAACAAGACCGTCAAATCAAGAAATATTAGAAAAATTAAATGAATTTGATTTAGGAACTATTTATGTTCAACCAACTGGAGAAAAAGGAGTTATTCTAAGGATGAAAGAGATTGATGAAGAAATTCATCAGCAGATTTTAGAGAGACTTCAAGATGAGAGAGAGTTAGAGGAGATACGATTTGAATCAATTGGGCCCACAATTGGTCAAGAGTTAAAGCAAAAAACCAAAATTGTTATAGTTGTAGCCTTATTGTCAATGATTGTATATATTGCTTTAGCTTTTAGAAAAGTTCAGAGGCCTTTGCGGTCTTGGCAGTATGGAATAGCCAGTGTCGTTGCTCTTTTCCATGATATTTTAATTCCCTTAGGGATTTTCGCGGTTTTAGGAAAATTTTATAGCATTGAGATTTCTATTCCAGTTATCACTGCTCTTCTTGCTGTTTTAGGATATTCCATTAACAATACAGTAGTTGTCTTTGACAGAATAAGAGAAAATCTTTTGAAAAGAGGGGAGGCATTTAAAGAAACTGTTGATATAAGCTTAAATCAAACCTTAAGCCGACAGATTAATACTTCTCTGACAACTTTATTTGTAGCTGGAGCTGTCTTCTTTTTGGGCGGGGAAACTTTAAAATACTTTGCCTTAGCTCTAATTTTCGGAATTTTAGCTGGCACCTATTCCTCAATCTTCCTCGCCGGCCCAATTTTGGTAGCCTGGTATAGCCTGCGAGACTCGCAGGCTTTATGGCGCCACAGGAGAGAATAA
- a CDS encoding DUF1614 domain-containing protein yields the protein MPILFLLVFFHVVTLGFEKLGLSPETTILVLLLMLVCSSINIPLTKRKMVYVSEPSFFGLFKTPKLRVSGIAINLGGAVIPIILSFYFLNKVPLEPVLIATLLMILVSKFFSRPVPGRGIAISAFIPPLFAVLFAIILAPEFAAPCAFISGVLGTLIGADILNLHKARKLGPGLLSIGGAGVFDGIFLIGIISALLT from the coding sequence TTGCCAATATTGTTTTTATTGGTGTTTTTTCATGTTGTGACGCTTGGCTTTGAAAAACTGGGTTTATCTCCAGAGACAACTATTTTAGTTCTTCTTTTAATGCTTGTTTGTTCTAGCATAAATATTCCCTTAACTAAAAGAAAAATGGTTTATGTTTCAGAGCCCTCTTTTTTTGGCTTATTCAAGACACCGAAACTAAGGGTTTCTGGCATTGCTATTAATTTGGGAGGAGCTGTTATTCCAATTATTCTTTCTTTTTATTTTCTGAATAAAGTTCCTTTAGAGCCGGTTTTAATAGCCACTCTTTTAATGATTTTAGTTTCAAAGTTTTTTTCCAGGCCTGTTCCCGGCAGGGGAATTGCAATTTCAGCTTTTATCCCTCCATTATTTGCTGTTCTTTTTGCAATAATCTTAGCTCCTGAATTTGCAGCTCCTTGCGCTTTTATCTCAGGCGTTTTAGGAACTTTAATCGGAGCTGATATTTTAAACTTGCATAAAGCCAGAAAATTAGGCCCTGGATTACTTTCAATTGGTGGAGCTGGCGTCTTTGACGGCATATTCTTAATCGGCATCATCTCCGCTCTTCTTACCTAA
- a CDS encoding preprotein translocase subunit SecA, protein MSIIAKIFGDANEKYLKKLEPTIKKINSLEPEFEKFSAQKLKEKTNEFKERLKKGESLNDLLPEAFALVREASKRTLSQRHFDVQLIGGIVLHQGKIAEMKTGEGKTLAATLPLYLNALKERGAHLVTVNDYLARRDTVWMGQIYDLLGLTVGCITHDAAFLYDSEFKEKDKIRDKLGSFKVIEDFLRPASRKEAYLTDITYGTNNEFGFDYLRDNMVYDLKDQSQRDFHYAIVDEVDSILIDEARTPLIISAPAEESTERYYQFARIAERLKENEDYTIDEKIKAATFTEAGQNKIVQSLGSDPWAENDIATTHQLEAALKAKTLFKRDKDYVVKDGQIIIVDEFTGRLMPGRRWSGGLHQAVEAKEGVKVQPESRTFATITFQNYFRMYQKLAGMTGTAVTSAEELDKVYGLEVIIVPTNKPLIRKGLPDRIYKTLNGKFEAVVKEIKEKHQGGQPVLVGTVSIEKNEYLGKLLEREGIPHQILNAKHHEKEGEIIAQAGKMGAVTIATNMAGRGVDIILGGNPPGLEEQKKVIEQGGLHIIGTERHEARRIDNQLRGRSGRQGDPGSSQFFVSLEDDLMRIFGGERIKGLMETLKVPEDQPIEAKMISKAIESAQSKVEGMNFDARKHILEYDDVMNKHREVFYKKRRELLEKAGAGNLRQQILEIVKKAGFSEKDYEKREKEVGEENMRQLEKAVCLKVLDTLWVEHLENMGHLRDSVRLRAYGQQDPLVEYKSEGHRMFRRLLQSIDLTIANAVFKAELKVQTQKERAVFARPGRTSAGKIGRNDPCPCGKINPKTGKPMKYKKCCWPKFG, encoded by the coding sequence ATGTCAATTATTGCTAAAATTTTTGGGGATGCGAATGAAAAGTATCTCAAAAAACTTGAGCCAACAATTAAAAAAATCAATTCTCTTGAACCGGAATTTGAGAAGTTTTCTGCTCAGAAATTAAAAGAAAAAACCAACGAATTTAAAGAAAGATTAAAAAAAGGAGAAAGTTTAAACGATTTATTACCTGAAGCATTTGCTTTGGTTAGGGAAGCCAGTAAAAGGACTCTTAGTCAAAGACACTTTGATGTTCAGCTGATTGGCGGGATTGTCTTACATCAAGGCAAAATCGCTGAGATGAAAACTGGTGAGGGGAAAACTTTAGCTGCTACCTTGCCTCTATATTTAAATGCTCTTAAAGAGAGAGGAGCTCATCTGGTAACAGTTAATGATTATTTAGCCAGAAGAGATACGGTCTGGATGGGACAGATTTACGATTTATTGGGACTTACTGTTGGCTGCATAACGCATGATGCGGCTTTTTTATATGATTCTGAATTTAAAGAAAAAGATAAAATCAGAGATAAGCTTGGTAGTTTTAAAGTTATTGAAGATTTTCTAAGACCGGCTTCAAGAAAAGAGGCCTATTTAACTGATATTACTTATGGCACTAATAATGAGTTTGGCTTTGATTATTTGAGAGATAACATGGTCTATGATTTAAAAGACCAAAGCCAGAGGGATTTTCATTACGCCATTGTTGATGAGGTAGATTCAATTTTAATTGATGAAGCAAGAACCCCCTTAATTATTTCCGCACCGGCTGAGGAGTCAACTGAAAGATATTATCAATTTGCCAGAATAGCAGAGCGTCTGAAAGAAAATGAAGATTATACCATTGATGAAAAAATAAAAGCAGCCACTTTTACTGAAGCAGGCCAAAATAAGATTGTTCAGTCATTAGGTTCTGACCCCTGGGCTGAAAATGATATTGCGACAACCCATCAGTTAGAGGCTGCTCTGAAGGCAAAAACCTTATTTAAAAGAGATAAAGATTATGTAGTAAAAGATGGTCAAATTATTATTGTTGATGAATTTACTGGTCGTTTAATGCCGGGCAGAAGATGGTCGGGCGGTCTTCATCAGGCAGTTGAGGCAAAAGAGGGAGTTAAGGTTCAGCCAGAGTCAAGAACTTTTGCTACTATTACTTTTCAGAATTATTTTCGGATGTATCAGAAATTAGCTGGAATGACTGGTACAGCTGTCACTTCAGCTGAAGAGCTTGATAAAGTTTATGGTTTGGAGGTAATAATTGTTCCAACCAACAAACCTTTAATAAGAAAGGGTTTGCCCGATAGAATTTACAAAACCTTAAATGGAAAATTTGAGGCAGTGGTAAAAGAAATTAAAGAGAAACATCAGGGGGGACAGCCGGTTTTAGTAGGAACGGTTTCTATTGAGAAAAATGAATATTTAGGGAAATTGTTGGAAAGGGAAGGCATTCCCCATCAAATTTTAAATGCCAAACACCATGAAAAAGAAGGAGAGATAATTGCCCAGGCAGGAAAAATGGGGGCAGTAACCATAGCTACTAATATGGCAGGTAGGGGAGTGGATATAATTTTGGGAGGAAACCCACCTGGCCTGGAAGAACAGAAAAAAGTTATTGAACAGGGAGGGCTTCATATTATTGGAACCGAAAGGCATGAGGCAAGGAGAATTGACAATCAGCTGCGGGGAAGGTCAGGCAGGCAGGGTGATCCCGGCTCTTCTCAATTTTTTGTTTCTTTGGAAGATGACTTAATGAGAATTTTTGGTGGGGAGAGAATAAAAGGGCTGATGGAAACTTTGAAAGTTCCCGAAGACCAGCCAATTGAAGCTAAAATGATTTCAAAAGCTATTGAGTCTGCCCAGTCAAAAGTTGAGGGAATGAATTTCGATGCGAGGAAGCATATTTTAGAATATGATGACGTGATGAATAAACACAGAGAAGTGTTTTACAAAAAGAGAAGAGAACTTTTGGAAAAAGCTGGAGCTGGGAATTTGAGGCAGCAGATTTTAGAAATAGTTAAAAAAGCAGGTTTTTCAGAGAAAGATTATGAAAAGCGCGAAAAGGAAGTGGGTGAGGAAAATATGCGTCAGCTGGAGAAAGCCGTTTGTTTAAAGGTTCTTGATACTCTTTGGGTAGAGCATTTAGAGAATATGGGCCATTTAAGAGATTCTGTCCGGCTTAGAGCTTATGGCCAGCAAGATCCTTTGGTTGAGTATAAAAGCGAAGGCCATAGGATGTTCCGGAGATTGCTTCAATCAATTGATTTAACCATTGCCAACGCAGTTTTTAAAGCTGAGTTGAAAGTTCAAACCCAAAAAGAAAGAGCCGTCTTTGCCCGCCCAGGGCGGACTTCGGCGGGCAAAATCGGCAGAAACGACCCCTGTCCCTGCGGTAAAATCAATCCTAAAACTGGCAAACCGATGAAATATAAAAAATGCTGCTGGCCAAAATTCGGCTAA
- the secD gene encoding protein translocase subunit SecD — protein sequence MRKKRVYLILLFILILAFLAGNLSYPKYLNQGINFLNGKLKLNIPHFWEIPFKLGLDLQGGTHLLYEADLSNIEKEDYSSAMQGLRDIIERRVNLFGVTEPVVQTQETAGQHRLVAELAGIKEPAEAIKMIGQTPFLEFREQRTEEETQIILDKQKELEGLTYEEAQKIENWELALEDPYFISTTLTGKYLERADLGFNQQTGVPLISLQFNDEGAEIFEQLTSQNVGKILAIFIDGIPISTPVVQEAISGGRAQITGDFTVEEAKELVRNLNAGALPVPIKLISQQTVGPTLGAISLEKSLKAGMFGFLAIIIFLIIFYRFPGFLASLALGIYIALILSLFKLIPVTLTLAGIGGFILSIGMAVDANILIFSRMREELKEEKSFTIALEEGFRRSWPSIRDGNLTTLIVALILFGLGTSFIKGFALTLSIGILLSMFSAIFITRTLLRLFANTRFEDIRFLWK from the coding sequence ATGAGAAAGAAACGAGTTTATTTAATTTTGCTTTTTATTTTAATTCTGGCTTTTTTGGCTGGGAATTTAAGTTATCCAAAATACCTAAATCAAGGTATTAATTTTCTTAATGGGAAACTTAAATTAAATATTCCTCATTTTTGGGAAATTCCTTTTAAATTGGGTTTGGATTTGCAGGGAGGAACTCATCTTTTATACGAGGCCGACTTATCCAATATTGAGAAAGAAGATTATTCTTCTGCTATGCAAGGTCTAAGAGATATTATTGAGAGGAGGGTTAATCTTTTTGGTGTTACCGAACCAGTAGTTCAGACGCAGGAGACAGCTGGTCAGCATAGATTAGTTGCTGAATTAGCTGGAATAAAAGAACCGGCTGAAGCAATTAAAATGATTGGTCAGACCCCGTTTTTAGAATTTAGAGAGCAGAGAACAGAAGAAGAAACCCAGATAATTCTTGATAAGCAGAAAGAACTTGAGGGATTAACTTATGAAGAAGCTCAAAAAATAGAGAATTGGGAATTAGCTTTAGAAGACCCTTATTTTATATCAACCACTCTGACTGGAAAATATTTAGAAAGAGCTGATTTAGGATTTAATCAACAGACAGGCGTACCTTTAATCTCTCTTCAGTTTAATGATGAAGGCGCAGAGATTTTTGAACAACTGACTTCCCAAAACGTTGGAAAGATATTGGCTATTTTTATTGATGGAATTCCAATTTCCACTCCAGTTGTCCAGGAAGCAATTTCCGGTGGCAGAGCCCAGATTACAGGAGATTTTACTGTGGAGGAGGCTAAAGAGTTAGTCAGAAACCTTAATGCTGGTGCTCTTCCAGTGCCGATAAAACTGATTTCCCAGCAAACAGTTGGGCCAACTTTAGGGGCTATTTCTTTAGAAAAGAGTTTAAAAGCAGGTATGTTCGGCTTTTTAGCTATTATTATATTTTTAATAATTTTCTATAGATTTCCTGGATTTTTAGCTTCTTTGGCTTTAGGAATTTATATTGCTTTGATTTTAAGTTTGTTTAAGTTAATTCCAGTAACTTTAACTTTGGCTGGAATTGGCGGATTTATTTTATCAATTGGAATGGCTGTTGATGCCAATATTTTAATTTTTTCAAGAATGAGAGAAGAATTAAAGGAAGAGAAAAGCTTTACTATTGCTTTAGAAGAGGGCTTTAGAAGAAGCTGGCCTTCAATTCGGGATGGGAATTTAACTACCTTAATCGTTGCTTTGATCCTGTTTGGTTTAGGAACAAGCTTTATTAAAGGATTTGCTTTAACTTTAAGCATTGGAATTTTACTAAGCATGTTTTCTGCAATATTTATAACGAGGACTTTATTAAGATTATTTGCTAATACTAGATTTGAAGACATAAGGTTTCTTTGGAAGTAA
- a CDS encoding phosphoglycerate kinase, protein MRTLKNLDVKNKRVLVRCDFNIPLNKKGDIGDDFRIKQTIPTIEYLIKNKAKVILMSHLGEPEGKVVETLRLNQVQEKLAEYLDLSITKAPDCIGKEIEKQAEKMKEGEILLLENLRFHKEEKENDRSFSKELAKLADVYINDAFGVSHRAHASIVGVPKYLPSGAGLLLEKEVKILSRVLEEPWRPLVAIIGGVKISSKIKVIKQFLEKADHLLIGGKIANAILIIKGICVGRPWPSEEVAKEITKFNLTSTKLHLPIDAVASPDETGKFYVRETGPGRVRKDEKLFDIGPETIEVFSKIIEKAKMIIWSGPLGRFEEPLFEKGTKVIAEKIAKNHQAFKIVGGGETISALSKFGLREKFDHISTGGGAMLEFLSGEELPGLKILEK, encoded by the coding sequence ATGAGAACTCTCAAAAACCTTGATGTCAAAAATAAACGAGTTTTAGTAAGGTGTGATTTTAATATTCCTTTAAATAAAAAAGGGGATATTGGGGATGATTTTCGAATTAAACAGACCATCCCTACCATTGAATATTTGATTAAAAATAAAGCCAAAGTAATTTTGATGAGTCATTTAGGTGAGCCAGAAGGAAAGGTAGTAGAAACTTTGAGATTAAACCAAGTTCAAGAGAAATTGGCAGAATATTTAGACCTCTCAATAACAAAAGCCCCGGACTGTATTGGAAAAGAAATTGAGAAACAGGCAGAGAAGATGAAAGAAGGGGAAATTTTGCTTTTGGAAAATTTAAGGTTCCATAAAGAAGAGAAAGAAAATGACCGAAGTTTCTCTAAGGAGCTTGCTAAATTAGCCGATGTTTACATCAATGATGCTTTTGGCGTCTCCCACCGAGCCCATGCTTCAATTGTCGGAGTGCCCAAATATTTACCTTCAGGAGCCGGGCTTTTACTTGAAAAAGAGGTTAAAATTCTTTCTAGGGTTTTGGAAGAACCCTGGCGGCCCTTGGTAGCAATTATTGGTGGGGTTAAAATTTCAAGCAAAATTAAAGTGATTAAACAATTTTTAGAAAAAGCCGACCATTTACTTATTGGAGGGAAGATAGCCAATGCTATTTTGATAATAAAAGGAATTTGTGTTGGAAGACCCTGGCCGTCAGAAGAAGTAGCAAAAGAAATTACCAAGTTTAATTTAACTTCCACTAAACTTCATCTCCCTATTGATGCTGTTGCCTCGCCAGATGAAACCGGCAAATTTTATGTTCGGGAAACAGGACCTGGAAGAGTAAGAAAAGACGAAAAACTCTTTGATATTGGGCCGGAAACCATTGAAGTATTTTCTAAAATAATTGAAAAGGCAAAAATGATTATTTGGTCAGGTCCTTTAGGACGTTTTGAAGAACCATTATTTGAGAAAGGAACGAAAGTGATTGCCGAGAAAATTGCTAAGAATCATCAGGCCTTTAAAATTGTCGGGGGCGGAGAGACTATTTCTGCTTTATCTAAATTTGGTTTGCGAGAAAAATTTGACCATATTTCCACAGGCGGGGGAGCAATGTTAGAGTTTCTTTCTGGAGAAGAACTTCCGGGTTTAAAGATTTTAGAGAAATGA
- a CDS encoding coenzyme F420-0:L-glutamate ligase, giving the protein MEYNRYPIKTHFITTSDNLYSIISKYVLPVAEKNDIIVLCQKIVSIIQGRVVQKSDVKVGFWARFLSKFAKKTPYGFSVGNPLKMQVAINLAGLPRILFACFCSGVAKIFGISGTFYRVAGNQINQIDGFYGEAFPQYAKIGILGPRDCDKLCDQLRNKFGFPFAVADVNDLGRNLLGKSQDLKGKEKLILEILKDNPAGQSNQQTPIVILRRYV; this is encoded by the coding sequence ATGGAGTATAATAGATATCCAATAAAGACGCACTTTATTACAACATCGGATAATTTATATAGTATTATTTCTAAATATGTTCTGCCTGTTGCTGAAAAGAACGATATCATTGTTTTATGCCAAAAAATTGTTTCAATTATTCAGGGCAGAGTAGTTCAGAAATCAGATGTTAAAGTTGGGTTTTGGGCAAGGTTTCTTTCAAAATTTGCCAAAAAGACACCCTATGGTTTTTCAGTAGGAAATCCTTTGAAAATGCAGGTAGCTATTAATTTAGCAGGTCTGCCAAGAATTTTATTTGCTTGTTTCTGCAGCGGTGTGGCTAAAATTTTTGGAATTTCTGGAACTTTTTATCGAGTAGCTGGCAATCAGATTAATCAAATAGATGGTTTTTATGGCGAGGCATTTCCTCAATATGCTAAAATAGGAATATTAGGGCCAAGAGATTGTGATAAGCTTTGCGACCAACTAAGAAATAAATTTGGCTTTCCATTTGCCGTAGCGGATGTAAATGATTTGGGTAGAAATCTTTTGGGGAAAAGCCAAGATTTAAAAGGCAAAGAAAAATTAATCTTAGAAATCTTAAAAGACAACCCGGCTGGCCAATCTAATCAACAAACCCCAATTGTAATTTTGCGGAGATATGTATAA
- a CDS encoding ribonuclease HI family protein, whose amino-acid sequence MKKIIIYADGGSRGNPGPAAIGVVFCNEKSQSIKQYSEYLGERFTNNEAEYKAVIFALKKFKALFGKKLAKNSEVEIRSDSELLVKQLNNQYKILNEKIQPLFLEVWNLKFDFKKVKFKLISRDKNKEADRLVNEALDAKSKTQSLI is encoded by the coding sequence ATGAAGAAAATAATTATATATGCAGATGGAGGTTCCAGGGGCAATCCGGGTCCGGCAGCAATCGGGGTGGTGTTTTGCAATGAGAAAAGTCAGAGTATAAAACAATATTCTGAATATTTAGGAGAGCGTTTTACTAATAACGAAGCAGAATACAAAGCTGTGATCTTCGCTTTAAAAAAATTTAAAGCTTTATTCGGCAAAAAATTAGCCAAAAATTCAGAAGTTGAAATAAGGTCTGATTCTGAACTCTTGGTAAAACAATTAAATAACCAATATAAAATTTTAAATGAAAAGATTCAACCCTTATTTTTAGAAGTTTGGAATTTAAAATTTGATTTTAAGAAAGTAAAATTTAAACTAATTTCCCGGGATAAAAATAAAGAGGCGGATAGATTAGTAAATGAAGCCTTAGACGCCAAATCCAAAACCCAGTCCTTAATTTAA
- a CDS encoding DHH family phosphoesterase, which translates to MKTEIKNLKKTANRILKAIKSKEKIIIYGDADLDGVTSVIILKESIKNLGGEITAIYFPDREKEGYGINEKALKYLSKKVPALPLTTFPGKAVRGLLLVLDCGIGNFKEVKIAKKLGFEVIIIEHHEILDKVPEASIVVDPKQKGDKYPFKQFATVGIIFRLAKLLLKEGMTENLRKNFLELTAMATIADMMPRIDENEEMIREGLSFLKTSWRPGIQALFELEPFKSLTLLQQVYKVNSLLNIRNIENRLPAAFRLLTASSKKEAEKLASKLLENNVQKRKRIKEITAEVEEKVLGREAEAIIFEGSPDWELILLGVVAAIISQKYQRPVFLYKKDKTESQGSIRAPAGFNTVEAMKNCSKNLITYGGHPQASGFKIKNEDLEEFKECLIEYLD; encoded by the coding sequence ATGAAAACTGAAATCAAAAATCTAAAGAAGACAGCTAACCGGATTTTAAAAGCAATAAAATCAAAAGAAAAAATAATTATTTATGGCGATGCTGATTTAGATGGAGTAACTTCAGTAATTATTTTAAAAGAATCTATTAAGAATTTGGGGGGCGAGATTACTGCAATTTATTTTCCTGACCGGGAAAAAGAAGGTTATGGGATAAATGAAAAAGCCCTCAAATATCTATCAAAAAAAGTTCCTGCTTTACCCCTCACCACTTTTCCAGGAAAAGCGGTGAGGGGTTTATTGTTAGTTTTAGACTGCGGCATTGGAAATTTCAAAGAAGTGAAAATAGCCAAAAAACTGGGATTTGAAGTAATAATTATCGAGCATCACGAAATATTGGATAAAGTTCCTGAAGCTTCTATTGTTGTTGACCCAAAACAAAAAGGAGATAAATATCCCTTCAAACAATTTGCTACAGTTGGAATTATTTTTAGGTTAGCTAAGCTTCTTTTGAAAGAAGGAATGACGGAGAATTTAAGAAAAAATTTTTTAGAATTGACAGCTATGGCGACCATTGCTGATATGATGCCGAGAATTGACGAAAACGAAGAAATGATTAGAGAAGGGTTAAGTTTCTTAAAAACGAGCTGGCGGCCGGGAATTCAGGCATTATTTGAGTTAGAACCATTTAAATCTTTAACTTTGCTTCAGCAAGTTTATAAAGTTAATTCTCTTTTGAATATTCGAAATATTGAGAATAGATTGCCAGCTGCTTTCCGCCTTTTAACCGCTTCCAGTAAAAAAGAAGCAGAGAAATTAGCCAGCAAGTTATTGGAAAACAACGTTCAAAAAAGAAAAAGAATAAAAGAAATAACAGCCGAGGTTGAAGAGAAAGTTTTAGGCAGAGAAGCAGAAGCAATTATTTTTGAGGGAAGTCCTGATTGGGAATTAATTTTATTGGGAGTAGTGGCAGCAATAATTTCTCAGAAATATCAAAGACCAGTATTTTTATATAAAAAAGATAAGACAGAAAGCCAAGGCAGCATAAGGGCGCCTGCTGGATTTAATACAGTAGAAGCAATGAAAAATTGTTCAAAAAACCTTATAACCTATGGAGGACATCCCCAAGCATCGGGATTTAAAATTAAAAATGAGGACTTAGAAGAATTCAAAGAATGCTTAATAGAATACCTTGATTAA